A DNA window from Mucilaginibacter xinganensis contains the following coding sequences:
- a CDS encoding P-loop NTPase fold protein → MKSPDQFPHQQSAVNVITENIKKDVRRLQIAMAPGTGKYQVIAGVIAELQEIFQPYSRKVLVITGSSALQQQLLAQFRADQSDYLVIDDFSILNSDEPSISVCTLQSLHDNKRMRLREMKRKPDVIISLDIGPDQPSLKSFLASYSEAIQIAFVNHPGKSNWFGDPIWAYSVSDAINDQILLPLFIKQISFTDFQKTAENDQFPDDQPHLIQAARIFLTENKDQKAIVYCPSVVFAKRFAEELNQTNKGLAVVIHAGLHMGERRRLISEYQRNPNPVVLCSASVLGDFRELALTKTIAILRNTSSQIELQNMLVPGLLPFADKEQGIVLDFVGLKGLLGSLGINGKEEFEDSVESNVVIESEGKKPGPDKRYFKKADIQFRDKKEIDGVLGVGELADELAEIITMMPAEQGSMIGIFGKWGRGKTFLIDQTWKKLKAGKKFIKVDYHAWKYQDTPATWAYLYECLAEAYFKPDVSYKVIKWLIGIGRVFWLNIRRKGLWPLFKFIGIISAGGIAWLLSKELFSQLNKDLETLLNRLGLSLAICTTAYALFVSAKKEYSAKAKDLFLKYSTKHSFKEHLGIQAEIQKETLTLLKTWIPKRKLKDRKIILFVEDIDRCNEVKTIQIIDSLRVLLEDPKIAERIVVVTAVDERILKLAIKMKYYALVSLDKAEAGKENELRKALNAMVNEYIDKLFIAGLKLGNLSLSESDEFFLALTKPDRIEEKANELTAILTSDNNREYGRYSQQIRDHDFDQMVIDSELANQEDWSYEEPDFAMDVLEGSEPLTESAPIEDTANNAPLNKLSNDEVDILRVSIAKYKGVTPRQIRVFYYRYLIAKNLLIRRYEKMGRTSVWQIHFNCRVLATLIVSYTVHEEAGILEGHLMSSLDNQQQMQSVALMKETVINGFDYQQLLKVLSIVIAY, encoded by the coding sequence ATGAAATCACCCGATCAGTTTCCTCATCAGCAAAGCGCCGTAAACGTTATTACCGAAAATATAAAGAAGGATGTTAGGCGTTTGCAAATCGCTATGGCACCCGGAACAGGTAAATACCAGGTCATCGCCGGGGTCATCGCCGAGTTGCAAGAAATATTCCAACCATACAGTCGCAAAGTACTCGTGATTACTGGTAGCAGCGCTTTGCAGCAGCAGTTACTAGCCCAATTCAGGGCAGATCAGAGCGATTATCTCGTTATAGATGATTTTAGTATTTTAAATTCGGACGAGCCCAGCATCAGTGTTTGCACCTTACAGTCTTTGCATGATAATAAGCGGATGAGGTTGCGAGAAATGAAAAGAAAGCCTGATGTCATTATTTCGTTGGACATTGGTCCGGATCAGCCTTCGCTCAAATCATTCTTAGCCAGCTATTCAGAGGCTATTCAGATCGCTTTTGTTAACCATCCTGGAAAAAGTAACTGGTTCGGCGATCCTATCTGGGCTTATAGCGTATCAGACGCTATTAATGATCAGATACTACTGCCTTTGTTTATTAAACAAATTTCTTTTACGGATTTTCAAAAAACTGCGGAGAATGATCAATTTCCTGATGATCAGCCGCATTTAATACAAGCCGCCCGTATATTTTTGACTGAGAATAAAGATCAAAAAGCTATTGTTTATTGTCCCTCGGTGGTTTTTGCCAAACGTTTTGCAGAAGAGCTTAATCAAACAAATAAAGGACTAGCAGTGGTTATCCATGCAGGGCTCCATATGGGCGAACGACGTCGTTTGATTAGCGAATATCAGCGCAACCCCAACCCTGTGGTGCTTTGTTCCGCGTCGGTACTGGGAGATTTCAGAGAGTTGGCTTTAACGAAGACTATCGCGATTTTACGGAATACCAGTAGTCAGATAGAATTACAGAACATGCTGGTTCCGGGCTTATTGCCTTTCGCTGATAAGGAACAAGGTATTGTTTTGGATTTTGTGGGGCTGAAAGGCTTGCTTGGCTCATTAGGGATCAATGGTAAAGAGGAATTTGAAGATAGTGTTGAGAGTAATGTTGTGATTGAATCTGAAGGTAAAAAGCCAGGACCTGATAAACGCTATTTTAAAAAGGCAGATATTCAATTTCGCGATAAAAAGGAAATTGATGGCGTATTGGGTGTTGGCGAGTTAGCTGATGAATTGGCTGAAATTATTACAATGATGCCGGCCGAGCAAGGTTCGATGATCGGTATTTTTGGTAAATGGGGACGGGGTAAAACTTTTTTGATCGACCAGACCTGGAAGAAGCTCAAGGCTGGAAAGAAATTTATCAAAGTAGACTATCATGCTTGGAAATACCAGGACACGCCTGCCACTTGGGCCTATTTATATGAGTGTCTTGCCGAGGCTTATTTTAAACCAGACGTATCTTATAAAGTTATTAAATGGCTCATCGGCATTGGGCGCGTCTTCTGGCTAAATATAAGGCGCAAAGGGCTTTGGCCTTTATTCAAGTTTATCGGAATTATCTCAGCTGGTGGTATTGCCTGGCTATTGTCAAAGGAGTTATTCAGCCAGTTGAATAAGGATCTGGAGACATTGCTTAACCGGCTTGGATTATCGCTTGCCATTTGTACTACTGCTTATGCCTTATTTGTTTCTGCTAAAAAAGAGTATAGCGCTAAGGCTAAAGATCTATTCCTAAAGTATTCGACGAAACACTCGTTCAAGGAACATCTCGGTATTCAGGCGGAGATACAAAAGGAAACGTTGACTTTATTGAAAACCTGGATACCTAAACGGAAGTTGAAAGACCGCAAGATCATTTTATTCGTTGAGGATATTGATCGCTGTAATGAGGTCAAAACCATACAGATCATTGATTCACTACGGGTGCTTTTGGAAGATCCGAAAATAGCTGAAAGGATAGTTGTCGTAACCGCAGTGGATGAGCGGATATTGAAACTAGCAATCAAAATGAAATACTATGCTTTGGTTTCATTGGATAAAGCAGAAGCTGGCAAGGAAAATGAACTGCGTAAAGCTTTAAATGCGATGGTCAATGAATATATTGACAAGCTATTTATTGCCGGGCTTAAGCTAGGGAATCTATCTCTGAGTGAATCGGATGAGTTTTTCTTGGCGCTTACGAAACCTGACCGTATAGAAGAAAAGGCGAATGAGCTGACCGCTATTCTTACCAGTGACAACAATCGCGAATATGGCAGATATTCTCAGCAAATCCGGGATCATGATTTTGATCAGATGGTTATTGACTCAGAATTGGCAAACCAAGAAGATTGGTCTTATGAGGAACCGGATTTTGCTATGGATGTTCTTGAGGGGTCTGAACCTTTGACCGAGAGCGCGCCTATTGAAGATACGGCAAATAACGCACCTTTGAATAAGTTGAGCAATGATGAGGTTGATATTTTGCGCGTCAGTATCGCTAAATACAAGGGTGTAACGCCTCGGCAGATCAGGGTGTTTTATTATCGTTATCTGATTGCAAAGAATTTATTGATCAGGCGTTACGAGAAAATGGGTAGGACCAGTGTATGGCAAATACATTTTAATTGCCGTGTGCTGGCTACGCTTATTGTTAGTTATACGGTTCACGAAGAAGCTGGCATTTTAGAGGGCCACCTAATGTCTAGTTTAGACAATCAGCAACAAATGCAAAGTGTTGCGTTAATGAAGGAAACCGTTATTAATGGTTTTGATTACCAACAATTGCTGAAAGTATTGTCTATCGTAATCGCTTATTAA
- a CDS encoding helix-turn-helix transcriptional regulator: MPVNRNALIRYRTIDQCLQNHFKKWTLDDLIEACGDAIYEYQGIDTGVSRRTIQADLEMMRSNKLGYEAPIVVVDKKYYTYSDKNYSITNSPLNQQDMQVLSEVSSLLKQFKGFNHFTDLNEMVSKLEDKIYSQKTQSTPVIDFEKNDNLKGLEWIEVIRKAIVARKTICITYQSFKAREASTFCFSGYLLKEYRNRWFVLGMQHKRNAHIMNLALDRIQAIEEHDEKYRENRTLDLATYYNDCIGVTKSPGQRDCEVIFWIDAANAPYVITKPLHHTQKLLSEDETGKIFSIRVILNFELERELLGFGSKMRVLGPRILVKQLKQQLTKTLENYNRDSITTPQLP, encoded by the coding sequence ATGCCTGTTAACCGCAACGCCCTGATCCGCTACCGCACCATTGACCAATGCCTGCAAAACCATTTCAAAAAATGGACGCTGGATGATTTGATAGAAGCCTGCGGCGATGCCATTTATGAATACCAGGGCATTGATACGGGTGTTAGCCGCCGCACCATACAGGCAGACCTGGAAATGATGCGCAGCAACAAATTGGGTTACGAGGCACCCATTGTGGTGGTTGACAAAAAGTATTATACGTACAGCGATAAGAATTACAGCATTACCAACAGTCCGCTTAACCAACAGGACATGCAGGTGCTGAGCGAAGTATCAAGCCTGTTAAAGCAGTTTAAAGGCTTTAACCATTTTACCGACCTGAACGAGATGGTGAGTAAACTGGAAGACAAGATCTATTCGCAAAAAACGCAAAGCACACCCGTAATTGACTTTGAAAAGAACGATAACCTGAAAGGTTTGGAATGGATAGAGGTGATCCGTAAGGCCATTGTAGCCAGGAAAACCATCTGCATTACCTACCAGTCGTTCAAAGCAAGGGAAGCAAGTACTTTTTGCTTTAGCGGGTACCTGTTAAAAGAATACCGCAATCGCTGGTTTGTTTTGGGCATGCAACACAAGCGCAATGCCCATATCATGAATTTGGCTTTAGACAGGATCCAGGCGATAGAAGAACACGATGAAAAATACCGGGAGAACAGGACACTCGACCTGGCAACCTATTATAATGATTGTATTGGGGTAACCAAATCTCCCGGTCAGCGCGATTGCGAGGTGATTTTTTGGATAGATGCTGCGAATGCGCCTTACGTGATAACCAAGCCATTGCACCATACCCAAAAACTATTGAGCGAAGATGAAACGGGAAAGATATTCAGCATTAGGGTGATCCTGAATTTTGAGCTGGAACGGGAGTTGTTGGGCTTCGGCTCGAAAATGAGGGTTTTAGGGCCGCGCATTTTGGTAAAACAGCTTAAGCAGCAATTAACTAAGACTTTGGAGAATTATAACCGGGACAGCATAACAACACCGCAATTACCCTAA
- a CDS encoding RtcB family protein — translation MEKEKIGNNELKALGINDVEVLVNFSRVANGLLKHNVMAKPEMLANLEALIDDPMPYALKKGGKFKNLAEDVIAMRKEGKFVKQERSNFKLKEEIAEFPVWGLENIEVGALAQMRTAVQLPIAVAGALMPDAHQGYGLPIGGVLATTANTIIPFAVGVDIACRMCLSIFDLPAEAIDTETDKLKTILVDNTYFGMGCTTKSYFDSSLFDSKTWGETKLIRTLKDKAYAQLGTSGTGNHFVEWGELDIAEGALAEIPAGKYLALLSHSGSRGFGGSVADYYSRIAMTKTKLPAEAKHLAWLDLDKDEGQEYWIAMNLAGEYASANHHEIHNKIARALGVKPISMIENHHNFAWKEQLADGTEVMAHRKGATPAGEGVLGIIPGSMSTPGFLVRGKGDAASINSASHGAGRAMSRSAAFKTLDKAVIAANLIDKRITLMGSDMDEAPMAYKDIHTVMAAQNDLVEVLAMFEPRIVRMADARERPED, via the coding sequence ATGGAAAAGGAAAAAATAGGCAACAACGAGTTAAAGGCATTAGGCATTAATGATGTGGAAGTTTTGGTAAACTTTAGTCGCGTGGCTAATGGTTTGCTAAAGCACAATGTGATGGCCAAGCCAGAGATGCTGGCCAATTTGGAAGCCCTGATTGACGACCCGATGCCCTACGCCTTAAAGAAGGGCGGCAAGTTTAAAAACCTGGCCGAAGATGTGATTGCCATGCGTAAAGAGGGCAAGTTTGTGAAGCAGGAGCGGAGCAACTTTAAACTGAAAGAAGAGATAGCTGAGTTCCCGGTATGGGGTTTGGAAAACATTGAGGTAGGTGCTTTAGCGCAGATGCGTACAGCAGTTCAGTTACCCATTGCCGTTGCAGGCGCTTTAATGCCCGATGCGCACCAGGGTTATGGTTTGCCCATTGGTGGCGTGCTGGCTACCACGGCCAATACCATTATTCCGTTTGCGGTAGGGGTGGACATAGCCTGCCGGATGTGTTTAAGCATTTTTGATCTGCCTGCCGAAGCTATTGATACCGAAACCGACAAGTTGAAAACCATTTTGGTGGATAACACCTATTTCGGGATGGGTTGCACTACCAAATCGTACTTTGACAGTTCACTGTTTGACAGTAAGACCTGGGGCGAAACAAAGCTGATCCGTACACTTAAAGATAAAGCCTATGCGCAATTAGGTACCAGCGGTACCGGTAACCACTTTGTGGAATGGGGCGAATTGGATATTGCCGAAGGCGCTTTGGCCGAGATCCCGGCCGGTAAGTATTTGGCTTTACTTTCACACTCCGGCTCCCGTGGTTTTGGCGGTAGCGTGGCCGACTATTACAGCCGTATCGCCATGACCAAAACCAAGCTCCCTGCCGAAGCCAAGCATTTAGCCTGGTTAGATCTGGATAAAGACGAAGGGCAGGAATACTGGATTGCCATGAACCTGGCCGGCGAATATGCCAGCGCCAACCACCACGAGATCCATAACAAAATTGCCCGGGCCCTTGGTGTTAAGCCCATCAGCATGATTGAAAATCACCACAATTTTGCCTGGAAAGAGCAACTGGCCGATGGTACCGAGGTAATGGCACACCGTAAAGGCGCAACCCCGGCAGGCGAAGGTGTGTTAGGCATTATCCCTGGCAGCATGAGTACACCCGGCTTTCTGGTCCGCGGTAAAGGTGATGCAGCCAGCATCAACTCCGCTAGCCACGGTGCGGGCAGGGCAATGAGCCGGAGTGCGGCTTTTAAAACGTTAGATAAAGCCGTTATTGCCGCCAACCTGATTGATAAGCGCATCACCCTGATGGGTAGCGATATGGACGAAGCGCCGATGGCTTATAAGGACATACACACCGTAATGGCAGCGCAGAATGATCTGGTAGAAGTATTAGCCATGTTTGAGCCGAGGATTGTGAGAATGGCGGATGCGAGGGAGAGGCCGGAGGATTGA